A section of the Streptomyces sp. NBC_00178 genome encodes:
- a CDS encoding PadR family transcriptional regulator: protein MRSHGHEHGCGPGRRGAGRGEFEGGRPAFGPFGPPFGGGPFGGGGRGRGGGRGRARRGDVRASILTLLKDRSMHGYEMIQEIGERSGGAWRPSPGSVYPTLQLLEDEGLIVSASEGGKKLFTLTEAGRTEAESGPEAPWEEAGRGVDWEGVNEIRQAGFGLMEAFGQVWKTGSADQRQKALTVIGDARKKLYLILADED from the coding sequence ATGCGTTCACATGGACACGAACACGGATGCGGCCCCGGGCGCCGAGGCGCCGGCAGGGGAGAGTTCGAGGGAGGCCGCCCCGCCTTCGGCCCGTTCGGGCCGCCCTTCGGCGGTGGACCCTTCGGTGGCGGCGGGCGTGGCCGGGGAGGCGGCCGGGGAAGGGCCAGGCGCGGTGACGTACGTGCGTCGATCCTGACGCTGCTCAAGGACCGCTCGATGCACGGCTACGAGATGATCCAGGAGATCGGCGAGCGCAGCGGAGGGGCCTGGCGGCCCAGTCCCGGCTCGGTGTACCCCACGCTCCAGCTGCTGGAGGACGAGGGTCTGATCGTCAGCGCGAGCGAGGGTGGCAAGAAGCTGTTCACCCTGACGGAAGCGGGTCGTACGGAGGCCGAGTCCGGCCCCGAGGCGCCGTGGGAGGAAGCCGGTCGCGGTGTCGACTGGGAGGGCGTGAACGAGATCCGGCAGGCGGGCTTCGGTCTGATGGAGGCGTTCGGCCAGGTCTGGAAGACGGGCTCCGCCGACCAGCGGCAGAAGGCCCTGACGGTGATCGGTGACGCACGCAAGAAGCTGTACCTCATCCTCGCCGACGAGGACTGA
- a CDS encoding Clp protease N-terminal domain-containing protein, with amino-acid sequence MQFRTRDTPEQIPPNLPRPEVALSPAMAAVVSGARRRALRDGDRHVDTAHLLHSLVESDIAVRDAFDGAPQLARVLGYLVQRSIGYGLRWQGVREDSGAVPVVRASGGEGLSAPAADALERAGRDAARRGRPHADGLDLLTALLADPHCRAVEVLERAGVEAGRLAARAESGRAAGEMSS; translated from the coding sequence GTGCAGTTCCGGACACGAGACACCCCCGAGCAGATCCCGCCCAATCTTCCGCGCCCCGAGGTGGCGCTGAGCCCCGCCATGGCCGCGGTGGTGAGCGGCGCGCGCAGGCGTGCCCTGCGCGACGGCGACCGACACGTCGACACGGCCCATCTCCTGCACTCGCTCGTCGAGTCGGACATCGCTGTGCGGGACGCGTTCGACGGAGCACCGCAGTTGGCCAGGGTGCTCGGATACCTCGTGCAGCGCAGCATCGGCTACGGCCTGCGGTGGCAGGGGGTGCGGGAGGATTCGGGCGCGGTTCCGGTCGTGCGGGCTTCCGGCGGGGAGGGGTTGTCGGCTCCGGCGGCCGATGCGCTGGAGCGGGCTGGGCGGGATGCCGCCCGCCGGGGACGACCCCACGCCGACGGCCTCGATCTGCTGACCGCGTTGCTCGCGGATCCCCACTGCCGGGCGGTCGAAGTGCTGGAACGGGCCGGGGTCGAAGCCGGGCGGCTGGCCGCACGCGCCGAGAGCGGACGGGCGGCCGGCGAGATGTCATCGTGA
- a CDS encoding glutamate-cysteine ligase family protein: protein MGEKIVAGAFAPSDRQAYREKLVQCLSGLERLLSEQRFDRPRNLMGLEIELNLAGSDGMPRMRNAEVLQRIASRDFQTELGMFNLEVNILPHRLSGRVFDQLAEELRTGLAYAHRKAAEVDAGIVMIGILPTLGRDDVVSANLSDVDRYTLLNDQMAAARGEDFVLDIEGVERLVSTSASIAPESACTSVQLHLQVTPDRFSDVWNAAQAIASVQIALGANSPFLFGKELWRESRPPLFQQATDVRPPELRNQGVRPRTWFGERWIDSAYELFEENVRYYPPLLPICEEEEPLRVLDEGGVPALGELVLHNGTVYRWNRPVYGMADGVPHLRVENRVLPAGPTVTDVIANAAFYYGLVRALADESRPVWTRLSFEAAEENFDAACRHGIDAELLWPRPGRSGGVAKVPAVKLVRDELLPLAAAGLDAWNIEPSDRDRYLGVIEERCRLRVNGASWQVDTYHRALEAGLEREGALAATTRRYGELMQVGEPVHTWPVGFPAP, encoded by the coding sequence ATGGGCGAGAAGATCGTGGCGGGCGCCTTCGCCCCGTCCGATCGGCAGGCGTACCGCGAGAAGCTCGTCCAGTGCCTGAGCGGGCTGGAGAGGCTCCTGTCGGAGCAGAGGTTCGACAGGCCCCGGAATCTCATGGGGCTGGAGATCGAGCTGAATCTCGCGGGTTCCGACGGCATGCCGAGGATGCGGAATGCTGAGGTGCTCCAGCGCATCGCCAGCCGGGATTTCCAGACGGAACTGGGGATGTTCAATCTGGAAGTGAACATTCTTCCGCACCGGTTGAGCGGCCGGGTATTCGATCAGCTCGCAGAGGAGTTGCGCACCGGACTCGCCTATGCCCATCGCAAGGCGGCCGAGGTCGACGCGGGCATCGTGATGATCGGCATCCTGCCCACGCTGGGACGTGACGACGTGGTGTCGGCGAACCTCTCGGACGTCGATCGCTACACACTCCTCAACGATCAAATGGCGGCGGCCCGCGGAGAGGATTTCGTCCTCGATATCGAAGGCGTCGAACGGCTGGTCTCCACCTCCGCGTCCATCGCCCCCGAATCGGCCTGCACATCGGTGCAGTTGCATCTGCAGGTGACACCGGACCGCTTCTCCGACGTCTGGAACGCCGCCCAGGCCATCGCGTCCGTGCAGATCGCGCTCGGCGCCAACTCGCCCTTCCTCTTCGGCAAGGAGCTGTGGCGCGAGTCGAGGCCGCCGCTGTTCCAGCAGGCCACGGACGTGCGCCCGCCCGAACTGAGGAACCAGGGGGTGCGGCCCCGCACCTGGTTCGGGGAGCGCTGGATCGACTCGGCGTACGAACTCTTCGAGGAGAACGTGCGCTACTACCCGCCGCTCCTGCCGATCTGCGAGGAGGAGGAGCCGCTGCGGGTGCTCGACGAGGGCGGAGTGCCCGCCCTGGGCGAACTCGTCCTCCACAACGGCACGGTCTACCGATGGAACCGGCCGGTGTACGGAATGGCCGACGGCGTCCCGCACCTGAGGGTGGAGAACCGGGTCCTGCCCGCGGGACCGACCGTCACCGACGTCATCGCCAACGCCGCGTTCTACTACGGCCTCGTGCGCGCGCTCGCCGACGAGTCCCGGCCGGTCTGGACCAGGCTGTCCTTCGAGGCGGCCGAGGAGAACTTCGATGCCGCCTGCCGCCACGGCATCGACGCCGAACTGCTGTGGCCGCGCCCGGGCCGTTCGGGAGGCGTGGCGAAGGTCCCCGCCGTCAAGCTCGTACGCGACGAACTGCTGCCCCTCGCCGCCGCCGGGCTCGACGCATGGAACATCGAGCCCTCCGACCGGGACCGCTACCTGGGCGTGATCGAGGAGCGGTGCCGGCTCCGGGTGAACGGTGCCTCCTGGCAGGTCGACACCTATCACCGCGCCCTGGAGGCCGGACTGGAGAGGGAGGGCGCGCTCGCGGCCACAACCCGGCGCTACGGCGAGCTGATGCAGGTCGGCGAGCCGGTCCACACCTGGCCGGTCGGCTTCCCCGCCCCCTGA
- a CDS encoding EamA family transporter yields MHASQGRSAGLGLALASALAFGGSGVAAKPLIEAGVDPLHVVWLRVAGAALVMLPVAWRHRHLVRERPALLAGFGLFAVAGVQACYFAAISRIPVGVALLVEYLAPALVLGWVRFVQRRAVTRAAAVGVVLAVGGLACVVEVWSGLRFDAVGLLLALGAACCQVGYFVLSDQGAGHGDTPDAEPPHPFGVIAYGLLVGAVVLTAVARPWGMDWSVLGGDAVMGGRGVPAWILLGWIVLLATVLAYVTGVVSVRLLSPQVAGVVACLEAVIATVLAWVLLGEHLSPPQLAGGAVVLIGAFIAQSSAPKPPTGPVASGAGLPGAEAVESRQSAGPEGEFSGRPGPS; encoded by the coding sequence ATGCACGCGTCTCAGGGGAGAAGCGCCGGACTGGGCCTGGCCCTGGCCTCGGCGCTCGCATTCGGTGGTTCGGGGGTCGCGGCGAAGCCGCTGATCGAGGCGGGAGTCGACCCGCTGCACGTGGTCTGGCTCAGGGTGGCGGGCGCCGCTCTCGTCATGCTGCCCGTCGCCTGGCGGCACCGGCATCTGGTGCGCGAGCGGCCCGCCCTGCTGGCGGGCTTCGGGCTGTTCGCCGTCGCCGGTGTCCAGGCCTGCTACTTCGCGGCGATCTCGCGCATCCCCGTCGGGGTGGCGCTGCTCGTCGAATACCTGGCTCCCGCCCTCGTCCTCGGCTGGGTGCGGTTCGTCCAGCGCCGTGCCGTCACCAGGGCCGCCGCCGTCGGCGTGGTTCTCGCGGTCGGCGGACTCGCCTGCGTCGTGGAGGTGTGGTCGGGACTCCGGTTCGACGCGGTGGGCCTGCTGCTCGCCCTCGGGGCGGCCTGCTGCCAGGTGGGCTACTTCGTCCTGTCGGACCAGGGCGCCGGGCACGGGGACACCCCGGATGCCGAACCTCCGCACCCCTTCGGGGTGATCGCCTACGGACTGCTGGTGGGGGCCGTCGTGCTGACCGCCGTCGCCAGGCCGTGGGGCATGGACTGGTCGGTACTCGGCGGCGACGCGGTCATGGGCGGACGCGGCGTCCCCGCATGGATCCTGCTCGGCTGGATCGTCCTGCTCGCGACGGTGCTCGCCTACGTCACCGGCGTGGTGTCGGTGCGGCTGCTCTCGCCCCAGGTGGCGGGGGTCGTCGCATGCCTGGAGGCGGTCATCGCGACCGTGCTCGCCTGGGTGCTGCTGGGCGAGCACCTCTCCCCGCCGCAGTTGGCGGGGGGTGCCGTGGTCCTGATCGGAGCCTTCATCGCCCAGTCGTCCGCGCCGAAACCGCCTACGGGGCCCGTCGCGTCGGGCGCGGGCCTGCCGGGTGCGGAGGCGGTGGAGAGCCGGCAGTCGGCCGGCCCCGAGGGTGAGTTCTCAGGGCGGCCCGGCCCGTCCTAG
- a CDS encoding CPBP family intramembrane glutamic endopeptidase, translating into MTATIPREEASPRILRSETLLVLALSLGASGVSALISFVGSLTKPGGLKDQAATLNGSYAPGRPWLDLAWQLFGIATALVPVALVAHLLLREGAGLRTLGLDRTRPGQDLGRGTLVAAAIGSAGLAFYLAARAGGFNLTVVPESLPEVWWKFPVLILSAVQNSLVEEVIVVGYLLRRLGQLGWTPTAALVASSVLRGSYHLYQGIGGFIGNVVMGVVFVLLYRRWGRVGPLVVAHALLDIGAFVGYALLAGKVGWLPTP; encoded by the coding sequence GTGACTGCAACCATTCCCCGGGAGGAGGCGTCCCCGCGGATCCTGAGGTCGGAGACCCTGCTCGTGCTGGCTCTCTCGCTCGGGGCCAGCGGCGTCTCCGCCCTGATCAGCTTCGTCGGCTCGCTGACGAAACCCGGGGGCCTCAAGGACCAGGCGGCGACGCTGAACGGGTCGTACGCCCCCGGTCGCCCCTGGCTCGACCTCGCCTGGCAGCTGTTCGGCATCGCGACCGCGCTGGTGCCGGTCGCCCTGGTGGCCCACCTGCTCCTGCGCGAGGGGGCCGGTCTGCGGACCCTCGGGCTGGACCGTACCCGGCCCGGGCAGGATCTCGGCCGGGGCACCCTCGTCGCGGCCGCGATCGGCAGTGCCGGGCTGGCGTTCTACCTGGCGGCCCGCGCCGGGGGGTTCAACCTGACGGTCGTGCCGGAGTCGCTGCCCGAGGTCTGGTGGAAGTTCCCCGTCCTGATCCTCTCCGCCGTGCAGAACTCGCTCGTCGAGGAAGTCATCGTCGTCGGCTACCTCCTGCGCCGGCTCGGTCAACTGGGATGGACGCCGACGGCCGCGCTGGTGGCGAGCTCCGTGCTCCGCGGCTCCTACCACCTCTACCAGGGGATCGGCGGGTTCATCGGCAACGTGGTCATGGGCGTGGTCTTCGTGCTGCTGTACCGGCGCTGGGGCCGGGTCGGGCCGCTGGTCGTCGCGCACGCGCTGCTCGATATCGGGGCGTTCGTCGGATACGCCCTCCTCGCCGGGAAGGTGGGCTGGCTGCCCACCCCCTGA
- a CDS encoding PhzF family phenazine biosynthesis protein, with translation MKIRIVDAFTDRPFAGNPAGVLLLEAGPFPESARLQLIASELNLSETAFAHPLPPGGDADWALRWFTPATEVDLCGHATLATAHVLHTTGTASGTVRFASRAGVLRTVARDDGSLTLDFPTAPLTPVPAPPGLVEALGASPVSVHDTGEHVGDLLVELADEAAVRALRPDFASLAACSRRGVIATAAAGDPAGGYDFVSRGFFPRVGIDEDPVTGSAHTALAPFWSARFGRDDLTGLQASARSGLVRTSLRGTRTLLTGSAVTVVDGDLLTSL, from the coding sequence ATGAAGATCCGCATCGTCGACGCCTTCACCGACCGCCCCTTCGCCGGGAATCCCGCTGGGGTCCTCCTCCTCGAAGCGGGCCCGTTCCCGGAATCGGCCCGCCTGCAGCTGATCGCCTCGGAACTCAACCTCTCGGAGACCGCCTTCGCGCACCCGCTGCCGCCCGGCGGTGACGCCGACTGGGCGCTGCGCTGGTTCACCCCGGCCACCGAGGTGGACCTGTGCGGACACGCCACCCTGGCCACGGCCCACGTCCTGCACACCACGGGCACCGCGAGCGGCACCGTGCGGTTCGCCAGCCGCGCCGGGGTCCTTCGTACCGTCGCGCGCGATGACGGCTCCCTCACGCTGGACTTCCCCACGGCGCCCCTGACACCGGTCCCCGCTCCCCCCGGACTCGTGGAAGCGCTCGGCGCGTCTCCCGTCTCCGTTCACGACACGGGGGAACACGTCGGTGATCTCCTGGTGGAGCTGGCCGACGAGGCCGCCGTACGCGCCCTGCGTCCGGACTTCGCCTCACTGGCCGCGTGTTCCCGCCGCGGTGTCATCGCCACCGCCGCGGCCGGCGACCCGGCTGGCGGGTACGACTTCGTGTCGCGCGGCTTCTTCCCCCGGGTCGGTATCGACGAGGACCCGGTGACCGGCAGCGCGCACACCGCCCTGGCCCCCTTCTGGTCGGCCAGGTTCGGCCGGGACGACCTCACCGGACTGCAGGCGTCGGCCCGCTCGGGCCTGGTCCGCACCTCGCTGCGGGGGACGCGCACCCTGCTGACCGGCAGCGCGGTGACGGTCGTCGACGGCGATCTGCTGACCTCGCTCTGA
- a CDS encoding pyridoxamine 5'-phosphate oxidase family protein translates to MPDSATPAAPGAPAYEPTERTVPSRSRERASYDKETVHAILDAAYLCHLGFVREGAPVVLPTLFGRIGERLYVHGSTGSRPLRAAGTADPGLAVCLTVTHVDGLVLARSAFHHSMNYRSVVVHGIARTVTDPQERRLALDAIVDQAVPGRSKDSRPADTKELAATAVIRLDLDEVSAKIRTGGPSDDPEDLSLPHWAGVVPVTRTYGTPVPSEDLDPAIGVPDYLGGL, encoded by the coding sequence ATGCCGGACAGCGCCACACCCGCCGCACCCGGAGCGCCTGCCTACGAGCCCACGGAGCGCACGGTGCCGAGCCGCTCCAGGGAGCGCGCCTCGTACGACAAGGAGACCGTCCACGCGATACTCGACGCGGCGTACCTGTGCCATCTGGGCTTCGTCCGCGAGGGCGCGCCGGTCGTGCTGCCGACGCTGTTCGGCCGGATCGGCGAGCGGCTGTACGTCCACGGCTCGACGGGGTCACGCCCGCTGCGCGCGGCCGGCACCGCCGACCCGGGGCTCGCCGTCTGCCTGACGGTCACACACGTCGACGGTCTGGTGCTGGCACGCTCCGCCTTCCACCACTCGATGAACTACCGCTCCGTGGTGGTCCACGGGATCGCGCGCACGGTGACGGACCCCCAGGAGCGGCGCCTCGCGCTCGACGCGATCGTCGACCAGGCCGTGCCCGGCAGGTCCAAGGACTCGCGGCCCGCGGACACGAAGGAACTCGCGGCGACCGCGGTGATCCGCCTCGACCTCGACGAGGTCTCCGCGAAGATCCGCACGGGTGGCCCGAGCGACGATCCGGAGGACCTCTCCCTCCCCCACTGGGCGGGCGTCGTCCCGGTGACGAGGACCTACGGGACACCGGTGCCGTCCGAGGACCTGGACCCCGCGATCGGGGTACCGGACTACCTCGGCGGGCTCTGA
- a CDS encoding phosphotransferase: MTAEDEALVGGMANAGTVFRRGDVVERPAPHNARALHTYLRALREHGFDAAPAPVGLTANGREWLTYLPGDVALPPFPDWAMTRSALTSVGSLLRRLHEASAAVEIDSRAEWPADLADPEGGTMVCHNDVCPENVVFRDGRAAALIDFDLAAPGRAAWDLAMTARYWVPMLDPESAAALHPEGLDAPARLRILVDGYGLPAGSRAELPGVIEQATDACRAFVARRVAGGDQVYTRALAERGGWERWDRMQNWLVNHRQTFTAALLS; the protein is encoded by the coding sequence ATGACGGCTGAGGACGAGGCACTGGTCGGCGGCATGGCGAACGCGGGGACGGTCTTCCGCCGGGGGGACGTGGTGGAGCGACCGGCACCGCACAACGCCCGCGCCCTTCACACCTATCTCCGCGCGTTGCGCGAGCACGGCTTCGACGCGGCGCCGGCCCCTGTCGGCCTCACCGCGAACGGCCGTGAGTGGTTGACCTACCTCCCCGGCGACGTGGCTCTGCCACCGTTCCCGGACTGGGCGATGACACGTTCCGCCCTCACGTCGGTGGGAAGCCTGCTGCGGCGCCTGCACGAGGCCAGTGCCGCCGTCGAGATCGACTCCCGAGCCGAGTGGCCTGCGGACCTGGCCGACCCGGAGGGCGGGACGATGGTGTGCCACAACGACGTGTGCCCGGAGAACGTCGTCTTCCGCGACGGTCGTGCCGCAGCTCTGATCGACTTCGATCTGGCGGCCCCGGGCCGTGCTGCGTGGGACCTCGCCATGACCGCGCGCTACTGGGTGCCCATGCTCGATCCCGAGTCCGCGGCCGCGCTCCATCCCGAAGGACTGGATGCGCCCGCACGGCTGCGGATCCTCGTCGACGGCTACGGGCTCCCGGCGGGGAGCCGCGCCGAGTTGCCCGGCGTCATCGAGCAGGCCACGGACGCCTGCCGGGCCTTCGTCGCCCGCCGTGTGGCCGGCGGAGACCAGGTCTACACCCGGGCGTTGGCCGAGCGCGGCGGCTGGGAACGCTGGGACCGCATGCAGAACTGGCTGGTGAACCACCGCCAGACGTTCACGGCTGCCCTGCTGAGCTGA